A section of the Paenibacillus odorifer genome encodes:
- a CDS encoding ABC transporter substrate-binding protein, with translation MSYFSVSIKKPILLGAIAVLLLMLIAGCSGSNNKADSNKEAQESASPATQSPQTAEPATGGTFVYGRPASVTSLDLHNQITSNNAFAIDKVFESLVAFDSEGEIVDWLAKSHNISEDGLTYTFELRDGLKFSNGTDVTAEDAVFSLERHLKVGGPLAISAKVDTIKAQDNKTLVITLKEPYTPFISELSNFSNGILPNNFGGVSEEEFFKKPIGTGPFVVETWDTAGDLTFTKNTFYWQEGKPYIDKLVYKLIEDDSQAINQLKAGEVNAIESLALQNANEIKDGADTKVVTNGSWVTEQLFFNTLDEHFSDVHVRRALALALDREGLTKALTFGYAQTANSLLPTTIPYNANDTIKALNFNIEAAKEELAKSAFPNGFTTKLLVASGNSTRAQEAQIIQAAGQTIGIKIEIESIELATFRERFFAYDFAAMLNSGQADSPEANSIIAFQTDPEGFSKSYWTHYTNNEVTKLLYEGQKTADGDERAQIYTKLLQTLADEVPYIPLYYPDVLKGIRSSVDGLVVLPNGSARFEDVRISQ, from the coding sequence ATGTCATACTTTAGTGTATCTATTAAGAAACCGATTCTGTTGGGGGCAATAGCAGTTTTGCTATTGATGTTAATTGCAGGGTGCTCGGGGTCTAATAATAAGGCTGATTCAAATAAAGAGGCACAGGAAAGTGCGAGTCCGGCAACTCAAAGTCCTCAAACTGCAGAACCTGCAACGGGAGGGACTTTCGTCTATGGACGACCTGCTTCTGTAACTTCGCTGGATTTGCATAATCAGATTACGTCCAACAATGCTTTTGCAATCGACAAAGTCTTTGAATCATTAGTCGCTTTTGACAGCGAAGGTGAAATTGTAGATTGGCTTGCTAAGTCACATAATATCAGTGAAGATGGTCTGACGTATACATTCGAGCTTCGTGATGGTTTGAAGTTTTCAAATGGTACGGATGTGACTGCAGAAGATGCTGTTTTCTCTCTTGAGCGGCACTTGAAGGTAGGCGGCCCGCTGGCAATATCTGCAAAGGTGGACACAATCAAAGCGCAAGATAACAAAACGCTTGTTATTACACTTAAAGAGCCTTATACACCATTTATCTCGGAGCTATCTAATTTCTCAAATGGTATCCTTCCTAACAATTTCGGTGGAGTATCCGAAGAAGAATTCTTCAAGAAACCAATCGGTACGGGACCTTTTGTTGTTGAAACATGGGACACTGCAGGTGATCTGACCTTCACTAAGAATACATTCTACTGGCAAGAAGGTAAACCCTATATTGATAAGCTTGTTTATAAGCTGATTGAAGATGACAGCCAAGCGATTAACCAGCTGAAGGCTGGAGAAGTTAATGCTATTGAATCTTTGGCTCTGCAAAATGCCAATGAGATTAAAGATGGGGCTGACACTAAAGTAGTTACTAACGGTAGTTGGGTGACAGAGCAATTGTTCTTTAATACGTTGGATGAACATTTTTCTGATGTGCATGTCCGTCGCGCTCTGGCGCTGGCGCTTGATCGTGAGGGCTTGACCAAGGCGCTAACCTTTGGTTATGCACAAACAGCAAACTCATTGCTGCCAACAACGATTCCTTATAACGCAAATGATACAATCAAAGCACTGAACTTTAATATCGAAGCAGCCAAGGAGGAGCTTGCAAAATCTGCCTTCCCTAATGGCTTCACTACCAAATTACTTGTAGCATCCGGTAATAGCACAAGAGCTCAAGAGGCACAAATTATTCAGGCAGCGGGTCAAACGATCGGGATTAAGATTGAGATTGAATCGATTGAACTTGCCACTTTCCGTGAACGTTTCTTCGCATATGATTTTGCGGCAATGCTGAACAGCGGTCAGGCGGATTCCCCTGAAGCGAACTCAATTATTGCTTTCCAAACTGATCCGGAAGGCTTCAGCAAATCATATTGGACGCATTATACAAATAATGAAGTTACGAAGCTTCTATATGAGGGACAAAAAACTGCGGATGGCGATGAACGTGCACAAATCTATACTAAGCTGCTGCAGACCCTTGCTGATGAAGTTCCGTATATTCCGCTTTACTATCCAGATGTTTTAAAAGGTATTCGTTCTTCAGTTGACGGTCTCGTTGTTCTACCGAACGGCAGTGCCCGTTTCGAAGATGTCCGCATCAGCCAATGA
- a CDS encoding ABC transporter permease produces MMNLKQALNQPKGSKGSYNWLVISLIKALAVIFCVMIAVFFIIRIVPGDPAKMILGEYSTPEALKSMHHTLGLDLPLWEQFIRFVKTLFTRGDTGNSIIMGTSTRELITQRAPVTLLLIVMACVLAIFVSLLLATVAATHKDKLLDHLIRIFPTITLGMPIFWVGLLLILLFSVRLGWFPVGGVSEGWVGTLHSLALPAITVAFSQVPTLVRSLRAQMLEVLESDFVVTLKAAGIPNRVILFKHVLRNSALPTLMLLGVNISYLIGGTLVVEQVFGIKGIGSLLFTSISKRDFPVIQGIALYCALSVVIISLLIEIISWWLDPRTKGKQ; encoded by the coding sequence ATGATGAATCTTAAGCAGGCGTTAAATCAACCGAAAGGAAGCAAGGGTTCTTATAACTGGCTTGTGATATCTCTTATAAAAGCATTGGCAGTGATCTTCTGTGTAATGATAGCAGTCTTTTTCATCATTCGAATCGTGCCGGGAGATCCAGCAAAAATGATTTTGGGAGAATACAGCACCCCTGAGGCGCTCAAGAGTATGCATCATACTCTTGGGCTGGACCTCCCTTTATGGGAGCAATTCATCCGATTTGTGAAGACGCTGTTTACTCGAGGAGATACTGGAAACTCCATTATTATGGGGACATCAACAAGAGAGTTGATTACACAACGGGCCCCTGTTACTTTGCTGCTCATCGTGATGGCTTGTGTGTTGGCGATTTTTGTATCTCTTCTGCTCGCTACGGTAGCCGCTACGCATAAGGATAAACTGCTGGACCATTTGATACGTATTTTTCCTACAATTACTCTAGGTATGCCAATCTTCTGGGTTGGCTTACTTTTAATTTTGCTCTTTAGTGTCCGGCTTGGCTGGTTCCCTGTTGGGGGAGTAAGTGAAGGGTGGGTCGGAACCTTGCATAGTCTTGCACTTCCAGCAATCACTGTTGCTTTTTCACAGGTTCCTACGCTTGTTCGTTCATTAAGAGCGCAGATGCTTGAAGTGTTAGAATCGGATTTTGTAGTCACCCTTAAGGCTGCGGGCATACCAAACAGGGTTATTTTATTTAAACATGTGCTGCGCAACTCTGCTCTTCCTACGCTAATGCTGCTGGGTGTGAATATTTCTTATTTAATCGGAGGCACCTTGGTCGTTGAGCAGGTATTTGGAATTAAGGGAATTGGCAGCTTATTGTTCACTTCAATTTCGAAACGGGACTTTCCGGTTATTCAAGGAATAGCACTTTACTGTGCGCTATCTGTTGTGATCATCAGTCTCTTGATTGAAATCATTTCCTGGTGGCTTGATCCCAGAACGAAAGGAAAACAATGA
- a CDS encoding ABC transporter permease: MKTIRLDSRLYEDGKITSGLKRIWNTPSLLVGIIMFAALILLTVFIPYISPYDPSEQNLSAFLQPPSGEHWLGTDQLGRDLFTRLIYAARTDLKIMVLAEIIPFCTGVFLGMLAGYYGKWIDTVITLLSDTFIAFPFYLIVIIVAFASGAGERGIYITFIFVGWIVFARVVRGLSASFRNQEWVASAQTLGLPGVKIILRHLLPNVLPQAVVVLMTDMIGLLVAIVTLGYLGIGITPPTPDWGTMISDGQPFITTAWWLSAVPGFAVVYTGIALSLLGDGLADIWRKK; this comes from the coding sequence ATGAAAACTATAAGACTAGACTCGCGATTGTATGAAGACGGTAAGATAACAAGCGGCTTAAAGCGAATATGGAATACCCCTTCACTTCTAGTGGGAATTATTATGTTTGCAGCTCTTATTCTCTTGACTGTGTTTATACCTTATATAAGTCCTTATGACCCTTCTGAGCAAAATTTGAGTGCCTTTTTACAGCCTCCGTCAGGCGAACATTGGTTGGGAACTGATCAATTAGGGCGTGATCTGTTTACCAGACTGATTTATGCAGCGAGGACTGATTTGAAAATCATGGTCTTGGCAGAAATCATTCCCTTTTGCACAGGTGTATTTCTAGGAATGCTGGCAGGATATTACGGCAAATGGATCGATACAGTTATTACGCTGTTGTCAGATACATTCATCGCCTTTCCTTTTTATCTGATCGTTATTATCGTTGCTTTTGCTAGTGGAGCAGGAGAACGGGGCATTTATATTACTTTTATCTTTGTAGGATGGATTGTCTTTGCCCGTGTCGTCAGAGGTCTTAGTGCTTCTTTTCGCAATCAGGAATGGGTGGCATCCGCTCAAACCTTAGGGCTACCTGGAGTGAAAATTATTTTACGTCATCTCCTGCCTAATGTACTACCGCAAGCCGTGGTCGTCCTTATGACAGATATGATTGGATTGCTTGTTGCCATTGTTACGCTCGGGTATCTTGGTATCGGCATTACACCGCCAACTCCTGACTGGGGGACAATGATTTCAGATGGGCAGCCCTTCATCACTACAGCTTGGTGGCTCTCGGCCGTGCCGGGATTTGCAGTGGTGTATACGGGGATAGCTTTGTCGCTCCTAGGTGATGGTTTGGCAGACATATGGAGGAAAAAATAA
- a CDS encoding ABC transporter ATP-binding protein encodes MSIQPILEIEALSLAAKSNDRLVNNVSFSLGKGESLGLVGESGSGKSLTLRAILGLLPNGVEQTGGTIKSDVSSAMVFQDPRGALDPLCTVVKQLAEVVYYRQRVSRKTSRVIALELLERLGLPDSLKKKDRYPSQLSGGQCQRVVIALALACKPGILLCDEPTTALDVTVQRQIIETITSLQHELSFAMVFVTHNLAIAANLCSRLCVMKQGQIVEQGNTLDILQNPKDPYTQMLIDSVLPLPELEGSRDSWN; translated from the coding sequence ATGTCTATACAACCCATTTTAGAAATAGAGGCGCTATCGCTGGCAGCTAAGTCAAATGACAGATTGGTCAATAATGTTAGTTTTTCGCTGGGTAAAGGGGAGAGTCTGGGATTAGTAGGTGAATCGGGATCAGGAAAATCGCTTACGCTGCGTGCAATTTTAGGCTTGCTTCCAAATGGTGTTGAACAGACTGGTGGCACCATTAAAAGTGACGTAAGCAGTGCGATGGTCTTTCAAGATCCAAGAGGAGCGCTTGATCCGCTCTGTACGGTTGTCAAACAACTGGCTGAAGTTGTGTATTACAGACAGAGAGTAAGCCGTAAGACCTCGCGGGTAATTGCACTGGAACTGCTCGAAAGGCTTGGTCTCCCCGATTCATTGAAGAAAAAGGACCGGTATCCGAGTCAGCTGTCAGGCGGTCAGTGTCAACGGGTAGTCATCGCTCTGGCACTGGCGTGCAAGCCAGGCATACTTCTCTGTGATGAACCGACAACGGCGCTGGACGTCACGGTTCAACGGCAAATTATTGAGACGATCACGAGCCTCCAGCATGAGCTCAGTTTTGCCATGGTATTTGTTACGCATAACCTAGCGATTGCAGCAAACTTGTGTTCACGGCTATGTGTAATGAAACAGGGACAGATTGTTGAGCAGGGCAATACCCTTGATATTTTGCAAAATCCAAAAGACCCTTACACACAGATGCTGATTGATTCGGTGCTTCCTTTACCAGAGCTTGAAGGGAGTAGAGACTCATGGAATTAG
- a CDS encoding ABC transporter ATP-binding protein — protein sequence MELALQIKDLTVHYGGFTALDRINLNLEQHTTLGLVGESGSGKSTLARVIAGLIAPNEGQILLGIQELKKKRSREQHKTIQMIFQNPDASLNPKHSIRQILSEPLLFHKIVGRTGVEQRCKELLNQVHLEQKALDKFPHEFSGGQRQRIAIARALSVEPSILIADEPTSALDVSVQLSVLELFNTLKAELNLTMLFISHDLGVINAISDTVAVMRQGKLVEQSPRDQFFIRPKHEYSYELLSAVPKMPK from the coding sequence ATGGAATTAGCCTTGCAAATAAAAGATTTAACTGTTCATTATGGCGGCTTTACTGCACTGGATCGTATCAATCTGAATCTTGAGCAACACACCACCCTTGGGCTTGTTGGAGAATCGGGATCAGGGAAATCTACGCTGGCGCGAGTAATTGCTGGACTGATTGCCCCAAATGAGGGGCAGATTCTGTTAGGTATCCAAGAATTAAAAAAGAAAAGAAGCCGTGAGCAGCACAAAACAATCCAGATGATATTCCAAAATCCAGATGCTTCGCTAAATCCTAAACATTCGATTAGGCAAATTCTTTCCGAGCCCTTATTGTTTCATAAAATAGTGGGGCGTACAGGTGTTGAACAAAGATGCAAAGAGCTTTTGAATCAAGTTCATTTAGAACAGAAGGCCTTAGACAAATTCCCACATGAATTTTCCGGCGGCCAGCGTCAACGGATAGCGATCGCTCGTGCATTAAGTGTTGAGCCAAGCATCCTGATCGCGGATGAACCTACAAGTGCGTTGGATGTATCTGTGCAGCTTAGTGTGCTCGAACTGTTTAATACGCTGAAGGCTGAGCTTAATCTCACCATGCTTTTTATTTCTCATGATCTAGGTGTAATCAATGCAATTAGTGATACGGTAGCAGTTATGCGGCAAGGAAAGCTCGTGGAGCAGAGTCCGCGGGACCAATTCTTCATCCGTCCTAAACATGAATACAGTTATGAGCTGTTGTCAGCGGTTCCGAAAATGCCAAAATAA
- a CDS encoding pyridoxal-phosphate-dependent aminotransferase family protein produces MNREHKGYVPLSLAEYNKLTHLISKVLFTEHPPVIIPAEAILGIEAVAAGIAAPGRTIVNIVTGPYGSLFGKWLERGGATVVEVKVPFDEVVTSDQVASAIKEFKPCALSFVQAEVVTGGSNPAKEIFKIAKEFNLITVSDSVSAVGGEALLVDEWSVDFAVIGAQKALAGPNGVSAVSISPRGWEFLESNENAPRNSILSLLDLKPSLGDAAPLRVAPNIPTLEARALIQALTRIEEEGLDQVIKRHERAAAAAVAGIKSLGLEPWQKDSRHYSTLTTTVRISGKQELRIEQPIGIVAPGDGELFGHLLRINHFGTNAERQSVEKAISTLAELLKQDPVQALAAVRLAWGE; encoded by the coding sequence ATGAACCGAGAACATAAAGGATACGTGCCACTTTCACTGGCTGAGTACAATAAGCTAACACATTTAATTTCCAAAGTTTTGTTTACTGAGCACCCTCCAGTTATCATCCCGGCTGAGGCAATCCTTGGAATCGAGGCGGTAGCCGCCGGAATAGCTGCACCTGGTCGAACCATTGTAAATATAGTAACAGGTCCCTATGGAAGTTTATTTGGAAAATGGCTTGAGCGGGGTGGAGCAACGGTTGTTGAAGTGAAGGTTCCTTTTGATGAAGTGGTCACTAGCGACCAAGTTGCTTCCGCGATTAAGGAGTTTAAACCCTGTGCCCTTTCTTTTGTTCAAGCTGAAGTGGTTACTGGAGGCTCTAATCCTGCTAAAGAAATATTTAAAATTGCAAAAGAGTTCAATCTTATTACTGTGTCGGACTCCGTATCTGCGGTTGGGGGAGAGGCCCTGCTGGTGGATGAATGGTCCGTTGATTTTGCAGTTATAGGTGCGCAAAAAGCCTTAGCTGGACCCAACGGTGTTAGTGCCGTAAGTATTTCTCCACGTGGCTGGGAATTTCTTGAGTCGAATGAAAATGCTCCACGCAATTCTATTTTATCCTTGCTGGATCTGAAACCATCACTGGGAGACGCCGCGCCACTGCGGGTTGCCCCAAACATTCCTACGCTGGAGGCTAGAGCCTTGATTCAAGCTTTGACACGAATTGAAGAAGAAGGATTGGATCAAGTAATCAAACGCCATGAGCGAGCCGCAGCAGCTGCTGTAGCTGGTATTAAATCCTTGGGGCTTGAGCCTTGGCAAAAGGACAGCAGACATTATTCTACGCTGACTACAACGGTGCGGATTTCTGGAAAGCAAGAGTTGCGGATTGAGCAGCCTATAGGCATTGTGGCTCCCGGAGACGGAGAATTATTTGGCCATCTTCTACGGATCAACCATTTTGGAACGAATGCTGAGCGGCAAAGTGTGGAGAAGGCTATATCCACGCTTGCCGAACTGTTGAAACAAGACCCTGTTCAGGCATTAGCAGCTGTTCGGCTGGCATGGGGGGAATGA
- a CDS encoding amidohydrolase family protein has protein sequence MILKHPELQTFNDIFIAGIEGRRFDVVIKDGRFSSITEAEPHQVESNLAGTDLWLSPGIIDLHTHLAWTDFDHSDQLKRDANQIEIMQAQAFEATLRTGVTTARDAGGILPSTVQHLVQQYQHPLRVQTSSDMIGAADARGLKHLEQRMAEIFATGAGWIKIMATGGLGAPTEKVVDPIFSEEEFAFIVRNAHVHDKKVLVHTWGGVTIDWSIQAGVESIEHGMFLTEDQAGRLANSGVAFVPTTSIYRIAADPKGVLALNPIICDRAARAAECHSKAIHYAKREGVRIGFGTDYATPALHGYNLQELDTLIDYGLTRREAWQAATKSAADILGSGNELGQIAEGFIADAVVFKVDPYEAHDADALRNNIVAVITEAKEAELI, from the coding sequence ATGATCCTTAAGCATCCAGAGCTGCAAACGTTCAATGATATTTTTATAGCAGGTATCGAAGGCAGACGTTTTGATGTCGTGATAAAGGATGGTCGTTTTTCATCCATTACTGAAGCGGAGCCGCATCAAGTGGAGTCAAATCTTGCAGGAACAGATCTGTGGCTAAGTCCGGGTATTATTGATCTTCATACGCATTTAGCTTGGACAGATTTTGACCACTCTGATCAATTGAAGCGCGATGCCAACCAAATCGAAATTATGCAGGCACAAGCTTTTGAAGCTACTCTTAGGACGGGTGTAACGACTGCCCGTGATGCAGGTGGGATTCTGCCGAGCACTGTGCAGCATCTTGTTCAGCAATATCAGCATCCATTAAGAGTGCAGACCAGTAGCGATATGATTGGAGCAGCAGATGCCCGTGGTCTCAAGCATTTAGAACAACGCATGGCGGAAATCTTTGCTACAGGAGCGGGTTGGATAAAAATCATGGCCACAGGCGGGCTTGGAGCACCTACCGAGAAAGTCGTTGACCCGATCTTTTCCGAAGAAGAGTTCGCGTTCATTGTTCGTAATGCACATGTCCATGATAAGAAGGTACTGGTTCATACCTGGGGTGGAGTGACGATAGACTGGTCCATCCAGGCCGGCGTGGAATCAATAGAGCATGGGATGTTTTTAACTGAGGATCAGGCAGGAAGACTTGCTAACTCGGGGGTAGCGTTTGTGCCCACCACATCAATTTATCGTATTGCTGCAGACCCAAAAGGCGTTCTAGCGTTAAACCCGATCATTTGCGACCGAGCTGCCCGCGCTGCCGAATGTCATTCCAAGGCCATTCATTATGCAAAAAGAGAAGGCGTTCGTATTGGATTCGGTACAGATTATGCCACACCTGCACTACATGGCTATAACCTTCAAGAACTGGATACATTGATTGATTATGGCTTAACTCGGAGAGAAGCGTGGCAGGCTGCGACTAAAAGTGCTGCTGATATTCTGGGGAGCGGTAACGAGCTGGGGCAAATTGCAGAAGGCTTTATTGCAGATGCTGTTGTTTTCAAAGTGGATCCATACGAAGCGCACGATGCAGATGCCCTTCGAAACAATATCGTTGCCGTAATTACTGAAGCGAAGGAAGCGGAATTAATCTAG
- a CDS encoding sigma factor G inhibitor Gin, whose protein sequence is MEQQTGQACIICGQEKEEGIVIVSHFICEDCEAEMIRTEAEDAKYRFFIGQMKKIGLQKNA, encoded by the coding sequence ATGGAACAGCAAACCGGGCAAGCTTGTATCATTTGTGGACAGGAAAAAGAAGAAGGTATTGTGATTGTCTCGCATTTTATTTGTGAGGATTGTGAGGCAGAAATGATCCGTACCGAGGCAGAAGATGCTAAGTACCGTTTTTTTATTGGCCAGATGAAGAAGATCGGATTGCAAAAGAACGCTTAA
- a CDS encoding aminotransferase class I/II-fold pyridoxal phosphate-dependent enzyme — protein MNKLQRCRAPVYEMLEQYRIVGNISYHVPGHKNGAAYDGVEGAGYLDEVMKYDVTEITGTDDLHHPEGVIKEAQELAADCFGAEESFFLVGGSTAGNLALILTACPEPGMILILQRNVHKSVIHGLMLAGVRAVFVEPLIDPLSGLAVAPAAEAVEAALAAYPEAAAVFVTMPNYYGMGSDLAPLARICHDSGVPLLVDEAHGAHYGQHPALPAGALACGADGVVQSTHKMLTAMTMGAMLHVQGQRLDRALLSQRLAMVQSSSPSYPMMASLDLARRLLHSRGSDAFTAGLAAVDVLRRGLAELPRYGLVQPAEQLHDGTPLHKAAYEMQDPFKVVIYDATGVLGGFELQRRLEAKGCVPEMSDDRHVVLLFSLGSKAEDAARLLQALREIESEDTSESPHTAAISESRNISTWNNLNVLQISAPVPFSLKPVTANEVESINLEHSVGRVAAEMVIPYPPGIPLLYPGEVITDQIQQRLTGLAYGGAKFQACADPVLQRIKVYNNQKGGEV, from the coding sequence ATGAATAAATTACAACGATGTAGGGCGCCTGTATACGAAATGCTGGAGCAATATAGAATTGTGGGTAATATATCTTATCATGTGCCGGGACATAAAAATGGAGCGGCATATGACGGCGTAGAAGGCGCTGGGTATCTAGATGAGGTTATGAAGTACGATGTTACGGAGATTACCGGCACGGATGATCTTCATCATCCTGAGGGAGTCATTAAGGAAGCACAGGAGTTGGCTGCTGATTGCTTTGGAGCAGAGGAGAGCTTTTTTCTAGTTGGCGGAAGTACGGCGGGCAACCTGGCGCTGATTCTAACGGCTTGCCCCGAGCCTGGAATGATTCTGATCCTTCAACGAAATGTGCATAAATCAGTGATTCATGGTCTTATGTTAGCTGGAGTGCGGGCTGTTTTCGTCGAGCCGCTGATTGATCCACTCAGCGGCTTGGCAGTAGCGCCGGCGGCAGAAGCTGTTGAGGCTGCACTTGCAGCCTATCCTGAAGCCGCCGCTGTATTTGTCACCATGCCCAATTACTACGGCATGGGCAGTGACCTCGCGCCCCTCGCGCGTATCTGCCACGACAGCGGAGTACCGCTGCTTGTCGATGAAGCGCATGGGGCGCATTACGGGCAGCACCCGGCACTGCCTGCCGGGGCGCTTGCTTGTGGCGCGGATGGCGTAGTGCAGTCCACGCACAAGATGCTCACAGCAATGACCATGGGCGCTATGCTGCATGTTCAAGGGCAGCGGCTCGACCGCGCCCTGCTCTCGCAGCGGCTCGCCATGGTGCAGAGCTCCAGCCCATCATATCCTATGATGGCGTCGCTTGATCTTGCCCGGCGGCTGCTGCACAGCCGGGGCAGCGATGCTTTCACGGCGGGGCTGGCCGCCGTGGATGTCCTGCGGCGCGGCCTTGCCGAGCTGCCGCGCTATGGATTGGTGCAGCCGGCAGAGCAGCTGCACGACGGTACGCCGCTGCATAAGGCGGCGTACGAGATGCAGGACCCCTTCAAAGTCGTCATTTATGACGCCACCGGGGTCCTAGGCGGTTTCGAGCTGCAGCGCAGGCTCGAAGCTAAGGGCTGTGTGCCGGAGATGAGTGACGACCGGCACGTAGTGCTGCTGTTCAGCCTCGGTTCGAAGGCTGAAGATGCAGCAAGGTTATTGCAGGCGCTGCGGGAAATAGAGTCGGAGGATACATCCGAATCACCGCACACCGCTGCCATTTCAGAATCTCGAAATATTTCCACGTGGAACAATTTGAATGTTTTACAAATCTCAGCACCCGTTCCCTTCTCTTTGAAGCCGGTGACAGCCAATGAGGTAGAAAGTATTAATCTTGAACACAGCGTGGGGAGAGTAGCTGCAGAGATGGTAATTCCCTATCCACCAGGCATTCCATTATTATATCCGGGTGAGGTCATCACAGATCAGATACAGCAAAGACTGACTGGTTTAGCTTATGGAGGCGCGAAGTTCCAGGCTTGTGCTGATCCGGTCTTGCAGCGTATTAAGGTATACAACAATCAGAAGGGCGGAGAAGTATAA
- the tmk gene encoding dTMP kinase has translation MGKEGFFITLEGGEGSGKTTVLGRVAAYLQNRSMPYRITREPGGIEIAEKIRSIILDPAHTAMDARTEALLYAASRSQHLAEVVEPALREGLTVLCDRFVDSSLVYQGHARGLGMEEVWSINRFAIGNRMPDLTFYLDVDPEIGLSRIAANQDREVNRLDMESLAFHQKVREGYHLLIKANPERIVVLDANRPIHLVEQDIVRTLEERVLKGF, from the coding sequence GTGGGCAAAGAAGGTTTCTTCATAACATTAGAAGGGGGCGAAGGCTCCGGAAAAACAACGGTACTGGGCAGAGTAGCAGCATATTTGCAGAATCGGTCCATGCCCTATCGAATTACACGTGAACCTGGAGGCATTGAAATCGCCGAAAAAATTCGCTCTATTATTCTGGATCCTGCCCATACTGCAATGGATGCACGTACAGAGGCATTGCTGTACGCTGCATCAAGAAGCCAACATCTCGCTGAAGTAGTAGAGCCAGCTCTTAGAGAAGGGCTTACAGTCCTCTGTGACCGCTTTGTAGACAGTAGTCTCGTTTATCAAGGACATGCAAGAGGATTAGGTATGGAAGAGGTGTGGAGTATTAACCGCTTTGCTATTGGAAATCGCATGCCGGATCTAACCTTTTATCTGGATGTAGACCCTGAGATTGGATTATCACGGATTGCGGCCAATCAAGATCGCGAAGTCAATCGTCTGGATATGGAGAGTCTTGCCTTTCATCAGAAGGTTCGTGAAGGTTATCATTTATTAATTAAGGCGAATCCGGAGAGAATAGTAGTTCTTGATGCAAACCGCCCTATTCATCTGGTAGAACAAGATATCGTGAGAACTCTTGAAGAGAGAGTATTAAAGGGTTTTTAG
- a CDS encoding cyclic-di-AMP receptor, with translation MKLIIAIIQDKDSNRLSSELVKANFRATKLASTGGFLRAGNTTFMIGVEDSQIEAVLNVIRNSCKVREQLVTPVTPMSGTTDSYLPLPVEVQVGGATVFVLPVDRFEHY, from the coding sequence ATGAAGTTGATCATTGCAATTATCCAGGATAAAGACAGTAACCGGTTATCCAGTGAGCTAGTAAAAGCCAATTTCCGTGCTACCAAACTCGCAAGTACAGGTGGATTTCTGCGGGCGGGAAATACGACATTTATGATTGGGGTAGAAGACAGTCAGATCGAAGCTGTATTGAACGTTATCCGTAACAGCTGTAAAGTGCGTGAACAACTAGTCACTCCAGTAACTCCGATGAGTGGCACGACGGATTCCTATTTACCGCTCCCTGTTGAAGTACAGGTCGGTGGCGCTACTGTATTCGTGCTTCCTGTAGATCGTTTCGAACATTATTAA
- a CDS encoding YaaR family protein, translating into MKINPGYRPLKSELPNAEGANKPVQQKSFSDVFQQQGEQKTKDELNRQIKEIQSQGDRLSKSMTIRELTIYRMMIKRFLEETARRGVILKETRGWDRRGRGKRYKLLEEIDAALLSMADDLLNSEQGRIDLLGRVGEIRGLLINLSF; encoded by the coding sequence TTGAAGATCAATCCGGGATATAGGCCCTTAAAGAGTGAGCTTCCAAATGCAGAAGGGGCTAATAAGCCTGTTCAGCAGAAATCGTTCTCTGACGTTTTTCAGCAGCAAGGTGAACAGAAAACCAAAGATGAACTAAACCGCCAGATCAAAGAAATACAGTCACAAGGCGACCGTTTATCTAAGTCTATGACCATTCGTGAACTCACCATTTACCGGATGATGATCAAAAGGTTTCTGGAAGAAACCGCTCGTAGAGGCGTTATACTGAAAGAGACACGTGGATGGGATAGACGTGGGCGGGGCAAGCGTTACAAGCTGCTTGAGGAAATTGATGCGGCTTTGCTATCTATGGCAGACGATCTGCTGAATAGTGAGCAGGGCCGAATAGATCTGTTGGGACGTGTTGGAGAAATTCGCGGGTTGTTAATCAACCTTTCTTTTTAA